A single region of the Fimbriimonadaceae bacterium genome encodes:
- the pfkB gene encoding 1-phosphofructokinase: MILTVTLNPSIDRTVFVDALQVGDTNRVGRSETDAGGKGLNLSRVAAELGGHTVALGFLGGGPGAYIRCVLNDQGVEYDFVEIAGETRMNVSIEEGNGSPPTTLNERGPEITSQHWDELLQKCTLWAPKAAWACMGGSIPPGLGKDAYRTLGGLLKEAGCKLALDADGEAMKLGLEAGPQFIKPNAHEAERLLGRPMDSVEACVDGAKELHGRGIDFVVISRGADGAVLACSEGVFVAESPKVKAVSTIGSGDSLVAGFLWGLESGKSVEEAFRWGVACGAATATTSGAEIARKPVILELEPRVTISRTE, translated from the coding sequence TTGATCCTGACGGTGACCCTAAACCCAAGCATCGACCGAACTGTATTTGTCGATGCGCTTCAGGTTGGGGATACGAACAGGGTGGGCCGGTCAGAGACCGACGCCGGCGGCAAAGGTCTCAACCTTTCACGCGTTGCCGCTGAGCTTGGCGGGCACACAGTTGCGCTTGGGTTTCTTGGGGGTGGGCCGGGTGCATACATTCGGTGCGTTCTGAACGATCAGGGCGTTGAGTATGACTTTGTGGAGATCGCTGGCGAGACTCGCATGAATGTGAGCATCGAGGAGGGGAACGGCAGCCCACCTACCACTCTCAACGAGCGTGGCCCCGAGATCACATCACAGCATTGGGATGAGCTGCTTCAAAAATGCACGCTGTGGGCTCCTAAGGCAGCGTGGGCGTGTATGGGTGGGTCGATCCCTCCCGGGCTGGGAAAGGACGCCTATCGCACGCTTGGAGGCCTTCTCAAGGAGGCAGGCTGCAAACTCGCACTGGATGCGGACGGCGAAGCCATGAAGCTTGGTTTGGAGGCGGGGCCTCAGTTTATTAAGCCCAACGCACACGAAGCGGAACGGCTTTTGGGTCGCCCCATGGACAGCGTAGAAGCATGTGTCGATGGAGCGAAGGAGTTGCACGGGCGTGGCATCGACTTCGTTGTCATCAGCCGTGGAGCAGATGGCGCGGTTTTGGCTTGTTCGGAAGGTGTTTTCGTCGCCGAATCGCCGAAAGTTAAGGCCGTGAGCACGATCGGCAGCGGCGATTCTTTGGTGGCGGGATTTTTGTGGGGGCTTGAGAGCGGGAAGTCGGTAGAGGAGGCGTTTCGGTGGGGTGTGGCTTGCGGAGCCGCGACCGCAACGACCAGCGGAGCGGAGATCGCTCGGAAGCCGGTCATTTTGGAGCTTGAGCCAAGGGTGACGATCTCGCGCACGGAGTAA
- a CDS encoding acyl carrier protein: protein MSADVLERVKKVTVEELGVKEEEVTGTASFTEDLGADSLDVVELVMALEDEFGIEIPDDEVSNIKTVGDAVKYIESKSE from the coding sequence ATGTCGGCAGACGTATTGGAAAGAGTCAAAAAAGTCACAGTCGAAGAGCTTGGCGTGAAAGAAGAAGAAGTCACGGGCACAGCCTCGTTTACCGAGGATTTGGGTGCGGATTCGCTCGACGTCGTGGAACTCGTCATGGCTTTAGAGGATGAATTTGGAATCGAGATCCCTGACGACGAAGTTAGCAACATCAAGACTGTTGGCGACGCGGTCAAGTACATCGAATCCAAGAGTGAATAA
- the fabF gene encoding beta-ketoacyl-ACP synthase II, producing MSDWPRPSGRVVVTGLGAVTPLGTGVDVFWPRLIAGESGIDRISLIDPSDFTTQIGAEVLDFEPERFLDKKEARRIDRFIAFAVGAATMALEDSGFPVTDDNREQVGVLVGSGIGGLTTMTEQTKRLYEGGPGKVSPFLVPYMIPDMASGYVSIVHQLKGPNTCVVTACSTGANSLGDAYHIIKRGDAVAMVAGGSEAPINEIGLAGFCSARAMSNRNDDPKRASRPFDSERDGFIMGEGAAVMMLEDYDHAVARGAKIYGEIVGYGMTGDAYHITAPDPEGDGARRAMKAALRSAGLKPEDIGYINAHGTSTPYNDKFETMAIKSAFGEHAYKVPVSSTKSMIGHTLGAAGAIEAMICLLAMKEGVLPPTVNYENPDPDCDLDYVPNVARKADVAYSLSNSFGFGGHNVSLIFKRV from the coding sequence ATGAGTGATTGGCCTCGCCCTTCAGGGCGGGTTGTCGTCACCGGTCTAGGCGCTGTCACCCCCCTGGGAACCGGCGTGGACGTTTTTTGGCCACGCTTGATCGCAGGGGAGAGCGGCATCGACCGGATCAGTCTTATCGACCCGTCGGATTTCACCACACAGATTGGCGCTGAGGTGCTCGATTTCGAGCCCGAGCGTTTCCTGGATAAGAAGGAAGCCCGCCGTATCGACCGCTTCATTGCGTTTGCAGTGGGAGCGGCTACGATGGCGCTTGAGGATTCCGGCTTTCCGGTGACCGATGACAACCGCGAGCAGGTTGGCGTTTTGGTCGGCTCTGGCATCGGTGGACTGACCACGATGACCGAACAGACGAAGCGTCTGTATGAAGGCGGCCCAGGCAAGGTTTCGCCGTTCCTCGTGCCCTATATGATCCCGGACATGGCGTCGGGATACGTCTCTATCGTTCATCAGCTCAAAGGTCCTAACACGTGCGTGGTCACCGCCTGTTCGACGGGTGCAAACTCGTTGGGCGATGCCTATCACATCATCAAACGCGGAGATGCGGTGGCGATGGTGGCGGGCGGCAGCGAGGCCCCGATCAACGAAATCGGCTTGGCTGGATTCTGCTCGGCCCGGGCGATGTCGAACCGCAATGACGACCCCAAGCGCGCCTCTCGGCCCTTCGATTCCGAGCGCGACGGCTTTATCATGGGCGAAGGCGCAGCCGTGATGATGCTTGAGGACTACGATCATGCAGTCGCTCGCGGAGCAAAGATTTACGGCGAGATCGTGGGTTATGGGATGACGGGAGACGCCTATCACATCACGGCTCCCGACCCTGAGGGCGACGGGGCACGTCGGGCGATGAAGGCGGCTTTGCGGTCGGCTGGATTAAAACCGGAAGATATCGGCTACATCAATGCCCACGGGACGTCCACGCCCTATAACGACAAGTTTGAGACGATGGCGATCAAGAGCGCCTTTGGCGAACATGCTTACAAGGTGCCGGTGAGCTCGACAAAGTCGATGATCGGGCATACTCTGGGTGCGGCCGGTGCGATTGAGGCGATGATCTGTCTGTTGGCGATGAAGGAAGGGGTTCTTCCTCCCACGGTCAACTACGAGAATCCCGATCCCGACTGTGATCTGGACTATGTGCCGAACGTTGCGCGAAAGGCTGACGTGGCGTATTCACTCTCGAACTCTTTCGGGTTCGGCGGGCATAACGTGAGCTTGATCTTTAAGCGGGTTTGA
- a CDS encoding DUF4173 domain-containing protein has translation MAVSTNVGDPPATERSETRSRSALGIMLAATGMALIGQELLFDAATGFSSTLLLLLGTAITLLLLRQSLIELKRSSLWLFAPIVAAAIGLGLNDSRRLAALNVLIILFAIGLIVVIETDDGTPNILHTFVVSALYPVLFPLISLFLPFLADWKRLRPAPQSKRTSGVMLGIVAAIPVMFILGVILAQADPVFGRLFSLEWSIDPDTVVERGLLFGIVGSFTAGAWMMMSSRLRKKAFETTGMGDPPPGYTTTNPAAPPIETQKAGIDATHAISAFATFFGLIGLMFLIFILVQVRYLFGGNDVVLKTAELTYAQYARRGFFEIVTVTALSLPILLGAQSVLKSVEAAHRRLFNAVAVGMSILLLCLLASAGFRMSLYVQAYGLSPMRFYVCAGIVWLAVVIGLYMWLGVSWQLSRFGLACMAAFFAVGVSLNVIRPDSVIASVNLNRADKQNLDRDMIINAGADAWPALQAASPDLRKDWLDRFAGNKRGWKSMSLSKWRVFQTGQVPAASESKNEDTDSLF, from the coding sequence ATGGCAGTAAGCACCAACGTTGGTGACCCTCCCGCCACCGAGCGCTCAGAAACTCGGTCCCGGTCCGCCCTCGGCATCATGCTCGCCGCGACCGGCATGGCCCTCATCGGGCAAGAGCTGTTGTTCGATGCAGCTACCGGATTCTCGAGCACTCTTTTACTCTTGCTTGGGACAGCGATCACGCTACTCCTACTACGGCAAAGCCTGATTGAGCTAAAGCGCAGTTCGCTCTGGCTTTTCGCTCCTATTGTCGCCGCCGCGATCGGCCTCGGACTAAACGATTCTCGTAGACTTGCCGCTCTGAATGTGCTGATCATCCTCTTTGCCATCGGGCTCATTGTGGTGATCGAAACCGATGATGGCACCCCGAACATTCTCCACACCTTCGTCGTTTCCGCGCTTTACCCAGTTCTCTTTCCGCTCATCTCGCTCTTTCTTCCGTTTCTCGCCGACTGGAAGCGGCTGCGGCCTGCTCCTCAATCTAAGCGGACCTCCGGCGTCATGCTCGGGATTGTCGCCGCAATTCCTGTGATGTTCATCTTGGGCGTGATTCTCGCCCAGGCCGATCCTGTATTTGGACGTCTGTTCTCCCTGGAGTGGAGTATTGACCCCGACACTGTGGTCGAGCGGGGGCTCCTATTCGGAATCGTTGGATCTTTCACGGCTGGGGCATGGATGATGATGTCCTCGCGACTTCGCAAGAAGGCGTTTGAAACTACGGGCATGGGCGATCCGCCCCCCGGCTACACAACCACAAATCCGGCCGCACCGCCTATCGAGACCCAAAAGGCTGGCATTGACGCCACCCATGCCATCAGCGCTTTTGCCACCTTCTTTGGCCTGATCGGTCTGATGTTCCTGATATTCATCCTGGTGCAAGTTCGCTACCTTTTTGGGGGCAACGACGTCGTGCTCAAAACTGCCGAGCTCACCTACGCCCAATACGCTCGTCGGGGATTCTTCGAGATCGTCACTGTCACTGCGCTGAGTTTGCCGATCCTCCTCGGTGCGCAGAGTGTGCTGAAATCGGTCGAGGCTGCCCACCGCAGGCTTTTTAATGCCGTAGCTGTCGGAATGTCCATCCTCCTTCTTTGCCTGCTTGCATCGGCGGGATTCAGGATGTCGCTCTATGTGCAGGCCTACGGCCTCTCGCCCATGCGCTTTTATGTTTGTGCGGGGATTGTCTGGCTTGCTGTCGTGATCGGCCTCTACATGTGGTTGGGCGTGAGTTGGCAACTCTCCCGGTTTGGCCTTGCTTGCATGGCGGCTTTTTTTGCCGTCGGCGTCAGCCTAAACGTCATCCGTCCAGATTCCGTCATTGCATCGGTTAATCTCAACCGTGCCGATAAGCAAAACCTCGACCGCGATATGATCATCAACGCCGGGGCTGACGCTTGGCCCGCTCTTCAGGCCGCTTCCCCGGACTTGCGCAAAGACTGGCTTGATCGCTTTGCCGGGAACAAACGCGGTTGGAAGTCGATGAGTTTGAGCAAGTGGCGTGTGTTCCAAACGGGTCAAGTGCCCGCAGCCTCCGAGTCTAAGAACGAAGACACCGATAGTCTCTTCTGA